One Brevibacillus choshinensis genomic window carries:
- a CDS encoding DUF2306 domain-containing protein: protein MDRRPFIYKLLVCVSLIYVLYVLINNVVIDPGAEMFLSHKTSPGRELKPRIWLTVMYIHVGFACIAMASGLINFSTRSYEKRRSFHRVNGYVYVTSVLFAVLTSGYMAPYATGGKMSSIGFNLLNILWLVMTATALVHILKKRIPLHRRWMIRSYAFCFTNMLIHLLTLVFHQMIGLDYVTSYTLGLYSSIALLIIAPEVLFRMEANYREH from the coding sequence ATGGATCGACGTCCATTCATCTACAAGCTGCTCGTGTGTGTCAGCTTGATTTACGTGCTCTATGTCTTGATCAACAATGTCGTCATTGATCCTGGCGCAGAGATGTTTCTCAGTCATAAGACGAGCCCAGGTCGTGAACTGAAGCCTCGAATCTGGTTAACGGTCATGTACATACACGTCGGGTTCGCCTGCATCGCGATGGCATCGGGGCTGATCAATTTTTCAACTCGCAGCTATGAGAAGCGCCGCAGTTTTCATCGTGTGAATGGCTACGTTTATGTAACGTCCGTGTTGTTTGCGGTGCTGACTTCTGGTTACATGGCACCCTACGCAACGGGAGGAAAAATGAGCAGCATAGGCTTTAACCTGCTCAATATCCTATGGCTAGTCATGACAGCCACAGCGCTAGTCCACATCCTGAAGAAACGGATTCCTTTGCATCGTCGGTGGATGATTCGGAGCTATGCCTTTTGTTTTACGAATATGCTGATTCATCTCCTCACCTTGGTGTTTCACCAGATGATCGGCCTCGATTACGTGACCAGCTACACGCTGGGACTTTACAGCTCGATCGCGCTTTTGATCATTGCTCCAGAGGTGCTATTTCGGATGGAGGCCAATTACCGTGAACATTGA
- a CDS encoding YiaA/YiaB family inner membrane protein, protein MYPQKHRRRNTPAFTFLAYFTLGAGILLFSIGLYNASNMELNEKGYYIACMLLVAVGAILTQKVVRDNDEDKAIIEEQEREFNMKVSKAEKETINK, encoded by the coding sequence ATGTATCCGCAAAAACATCGCAGGCGAAATACACCGGCCTTTACTTTCCTCGCCTATTTCACCTTGGGTGCAGGGATCCTGTTATTTTCCATCGGTCTTTACAATGCATCGAACATGGAGCTGAATGAAAAGGGGTATTATATCGCATGCATGCTGCTTGTGGCGGTCGGGGCGATTTTGACACAAAAAGTGGTGAGGGACAATGATGAGGACAAGGCGATTATAGAAGAGCAGGAACGCGAATTTAATATGAAGGTGTCCAAAGCGGAAAAGGAAACGATAAATAAATAG
- a CDS encoding response regulator transcription factor: MNERPTILVVDDDQSIVELLRDFLENDHFQVVTANDATQAWSAFKQNTVHCIILDIMMPGQNGFDFCRRVRTECSVPILFLSARSDDVDKIRGLTLGGDDYIVKTASAGEIVARVKAVLRRTGRQQKNPGRVLDYGRIKLDLSTREVFVEGTSVSLTPKEYELLRLFAEHPRQVFTYAQLLARFWDGVGDKHTIRVHLSRLRDKIESNPEQPQYLTNVWGVGYRFEGVT, from the coding sequence GTGAATGAAAGACCTACGATCTTGGTCGTGGACGATGACCAGAGCATCGTTGAACTATTGAGAGACTTCTTGGAAAATGATCATTTTCAGGTCGTAACGGCGAATGACGCGACGCAAGCATGGTCGGCATTCAAACAGAACACGGTTCACTGCATCATCCTCGACATCATGATGCCGGGACAAAACGGGTTTGATTTCTGCAGGCGTGTTCGGACGGAGTGCAGCGTTCCCATCCTGTTTTTGAGTGCCCGCAGCGATGATGTGGACAAGATTCGCGGGCTGACGCTCGGCGGCGATGATTATATCGTCAAAACCGCTTCGGCAGGCGAGATCGTTGCCCGCGTAAAGGCTGTTTTACGACGTACCGGACGGCAGCAAAAGAATCCGGGCAGAGTGTTGGACTATGGCCGCATCAAGCTCGACTTGTCCACGAGAGAAGTATTCGTCGAAGGAACGAGTGTCTCGCTCACGCCGAAAGAATACGAATTGCTGCGATTGTTTGCGGAGCATCCGAGACAGGTGTTTACCTACGCTCAATTGCTCGCCAGGTTCTGGGACGGCGTCGGGGACAAGCATACGATTCGCGTCCATCTGAGCCGCCTCCGCGACAAGATCGAGAGCAATCCGGAGCAGCCCCAATATTTGACGAACGTATGGGGCGTCGGTTACCGCTTCGAGGGGGTAACATGA
- a CDS encoding transcriptional regulator has translation MSGLNKPRTPAGKFLDEHGISHSYIAEETELSMDTLTRIFTIGKKTQNPTRSTRKLILEAIKKKIPQVKMSDLWEDE, from the coding sequence ATGTCAGGTTTAAACAAACCACGTACTCCCGCAGGGAAATTCCTTGATGAGCATGGAATTAGTCACTCCTACATCGCAGAAGAAACAGAACTGAGTATGGATACATTGACAAGGATATTTACCATTGGAAAGAAAACGCAAAATCCCACTCGGTCGACACGGAAGTTGATTCTTGAAGCGATAAAAAAGAAAATCCCGCAAGTCAAAATGTCTGACTTATGGGAAGATGAGTAA
- a CDS encoding sensor histidine kinase yields MKKLRIRTYGLLSLVLLLQLPWIFFVAALFITTQSLEIGADRHNSYLVPMAAAFVGLLLAFFIVGVQMRRLLLTPLETMSQSARQIAAGDLDVQLPQSTIKEIAEVRDGFEVMVNGLQSSHRKQAELEEQRRFVIAAVAHDLRTPLFALRGYLDGLEQGIARTPDQVAKYVAVCKEKSAQLDRLVEDLFTYTKMEYLAAERVENRVDLKRMIQTSIDSLEPQAQQKHISMVVLFEPDDCVTRGDAHLLERAMSNLLDNAVRYTPMHGNILIQCRREEARVTFTVHDSGPGFTPEELKHIFEPLYRGEQSRNRDTGGAGLGLTISQRIIRQHGGELTASNHPDGGAFLSGWLPADTQ; encoded by the coding sequence ATGAAGAAGCTCCGTATTCGTACTTATGGCTTGCTCAGCTTGGTGCTCCTTTTGCAGCTGCCATGGATATTCTTTGTGGCGGCCCTTTTCATCACGACCCAATCGCTCGAGATCGGAGCGGACCGGCACAATTCCTACTTGGTTCCCATGGCAGCGGCATTCGTCGGACTGCTGCTCGCTTTCTTTATCGTAGGCGTTCAAATGCGAAGGCTCCTGCTCACGCCGCTTGAGACGATGAGCCAGTCAGCGCGGCAAATTGCTGCAGGTGATTTGGACGTGCAGCTCCCCCAGTCGACCATCAAGGAGATCGCCGAGGTTCGAGATGGGTTTGAAGTCATGGTGAATGGACTTCAAAGCTCCCACCGAAAGCAAGCGGAGCTGGAGGAGCAACGACGATTCGTCATCGCTGCCGTAGCCCATGACTTACGGACACCGTTATTTGCCTTACGCGGTTATTTGGACGGACTCGAGCAGGGAATTGCAAGAACGCCGGATCAGGTCGCAAAGTATGTTGCCGTTTGCAAGGAAAAATCGGCGCAATTGGACCGATTGGTCGAGGATCTCTTCACCTATACGAAGATGGAATACCTGGCGGCGGAGCGAGTCGAGAATCGGGTAGACCTGAAAAGAATGATCCAAACATCGATCGACAGCCTGGAGCCGCAAGCGCAGCAGAAGCACATCTCGATGGTCGTCCTTTTCGAGCCCGATGACTGTGTGACTCGAGGTGATGCCCACTTATTGGAGCGCGCGATGAGCAATTTGCTGGATAATGCCGTGCGGTACACACCGATGCATGGCAACATTCTCATTCAATGTCGACGGGAAGAAGCCCGAGTGACGTTCACTGTCCACGATTCGGGGCCGGGCTTTACGCCAGAAGAGCTGAAGCATATCTTTGAACCTCTCTACAGGGGGGAGCAATCGAGAAATCGTGATACGGGAGGTGCCGGATTGGGACTGACCATATCACAGAGAATCATCCGGCAGCATGGAGGCGAGCTTACGGCAAGCAACCACCCGGACGGAGGCGCATTCCTGTCAGGCTGGCTTCCTGCTGATACCCAATAA